The genomic region CGATCACAATCGGATTCAATTCGCAAGGATATGGACGCTATATTAAACGCACAACCGATTCAACCAGCAAAATCAATCGCTATACGCAGAAATCGCGAGGACTTTTTGCTGTTGCCAGTAAAAACTATTCATTTATGGGCAATCTTGGATTTCACGGCGGCATCAACTGGGCTGTGACGGAAAAGAAAGATAAAGACAATCAGCCAACGCTTTTTGTCGGGATCGATAAAAGTCTCAACGACGAATTATCAGTCGTCGGCGAATACGATTTCGCCGTTAATGATAACAAAGATATTGTCGGACATGGCCGCGGTTACCTGAACTTAGGCGCCAAACTAAGTTTCAGCGGCAAGGTGATGGTTGAATTTATGCTCAAAGATGTGCTCAATAATTCGAAAGAATTAGGCAAATTTTCACGGGAAATCCGGCTTACTTTTAATGACGCTTTTTGAGCGACATAGACATCATTGTTGCAAATTGTATCCTGTTGTGATTATTTAACACGCCAATCGTAGTTTTGAGCACTGCACAGTAGTTTTGACTTTTAAGTGTAAACATCTGATTTATTTTGAAATAAGATAATCGAAATTACGTTTTAAATATTAAACTAGAGGGCACGTTCGTTGCTCTAATAGTATTCAATGATGATGAGGTTTTCACGTCTATGAAAGTGAAGGTGATTTTATGAACACACAACATCCCTTCCGTTATATCCTGATTGGTTTTAGTTTTTGGATGTTCAGTCTGTCAGGATGTTATACCGT from bacterium harbors:
- a CDS encoding YjbH domain-containing protein, producing the protein MKTIMILLALALYPLILSAQDTTQDEMKPREQRMLVELPTAGVLSKGDYEVGMRLFANGGVLANISVGMTNRFMFGISYGGENFVGSGNVDFNPLPGVEVRYRLIDESLAMPAITIGFNSQGYGRYIKRTTDSTSKINRYTQKSRGLFAVASKNYSFMGNLGFHGGINWAVTEKKDKDNQPTLFVGIDKSLNDELSVVGEYDFAVNDNKDIVGHGRGYLNLGAKLSFSGKVMVEFMLKDVLNNSKELGKFSREIRLTFNDAF